One region of Polynucleobacter sp. MWH-Aus1W21 genomic DNA includes:
- a CDS encoding LysR family transcriptional regulator has product MKIDFDGIQAFVVIAELGGFNKAADQLHITQTALTRRVQKLESYLELRLIDRTTRHVELTAVGREFLPKARAIVNEMTSAIGHLKDMSQHAKGSFSLACIPSLTVSMVPQLIRQYVNLYPDNRIRILDATSSEVRKAVLNQQAEIGIALDGEKHADLIETSLFDDPLVFICQDTHPLKDKKSVTWSDMRDVDLIVVSNFTSTRVLMDYQLAQHGIRLNGSYEVQHHATAINLVAAGVGCAILPSSTLNDGERSHIHKIELRGPLVKRKVTLLRHKNTSLSPAAQAFFKLIQKSV; this is encoded by the coding sequence ATGAAAATTGATTTTGACGGTATACAAGCGTTTGTAGTGATTGCGGAGCTCGGTGGATTTAATAAGGCCGCAGATCAACTGCATATTACACAAACAGCGTTAACGCGTAGAGTCCAAAAACTGGAGTCTTACCTTGAGCTAAGGCTCATTGATAGAACCACTCGCCATGTAGAGCTCACGGCGGTGGGTCGTGAGTTTTTGCCGAAAGCGCGTGCTATTGTCAATGAGATGACTTCTGCCATTGGTCATCTTAAAGACATGTCGCAGCATGCAAAGGGCAGCTTTAGCCTTGCATGCATACCTAGCTTAACTGTCAGTATGGTGCCGCAACTGATTCGTCAATACGTCAATCTATATCCAGATAATCGGATACGCATATTAGATGCAACTTCTAGCGAGGTCCGTAAAGCTGTTCTAAATCAACAGGCAGAAATTGGTATTGCATTAGATGGTGAAAAGCATGCCGATTTAATTGAAACATCATTATTTGATGATCCACTAGTCTTCATATGTCAGGATACGCACCCACTGAAAGATAAAAAGTCAGTGACATGGTCTGACATGCGGGATGTGGATTTGATTGTGGTGAGTAACTTTACGTCTACTAGAGTCTTGATGGATTACCAGCTGGCTCAACATGGCATTCGCTTGAATGGTAGTTATGAAGTACAGCATCATGCCACTGCTATCAATTTAGTTGCTGCTGGTGTTGGTTGTGCAATTCTTCCATCCTCAACACTAAATGATGGTGAGCGTTCGCACATACATAAGATAGAGCTAAGGGGGCCATTGGTTAAGCGCAAGGTCACCTTATTGCGACATAAAAATACCAGCCTCTCACCAGCAGCCCAAGCATTCTTCAAATTGATTCAAAAAAGTGTCTGA
- a CDS encoding histidine phosphatase family protein, which produces MKIISSILISALLALVALPVSANLASSLSDGQYVLLMRHADAPGYGDPAGYQLDKCSTQRNLGDRGKKQAMLIGQWLTNQGIASAKVISSPWCRCIDTAKLLSKGKVTIAPALGSFFDDMSMEKEQTRNLEKLIQSQLNENPKTPIILVTHHVNIQAFTGKVVNVGDMVLAKVDKNGKFLSQQVYPSPSF; this is translated from the coding sequence ATGAAAATTATTTCTTCTATATTAATAAGTGCATTACTTGCTCTTGTCGCCTTGCCAGTAAGCGCAAACCTTGCAAGCAGTCTTAGCGATGGGCAGTATGTTTTGTTGATGCGTCATGCTGATGCACCGGGCTATGGAGATCCTGCGGGCTATCAACTTGATAAGTGTTCGACCCAGAGAAATCTGGGCGATAGAGGTAAGAAGCAAGCAATGTTGATAGGTCAGTGGCTGACCAACCAAGGGATTGCCTCTGCAAAAGTGATTAGCAGCCCTTGGTGTCGCTGCATTGATACTGCAAAACTACTCAGTAAGGGTAAAGTTACCATTGCCCCTGCCCTTGGCTCCTTCTTCGATGACATGAGCATGGAGAAAGAACAAACTAGAAATCTTGAGAAACTGATTCAATCTCAGCTAAATGAAAACCCGAAGACGCCTATCATTTTGGTGACACACCATGTCAATATCCAAGCCTTCACCGGAAAAGTAGTTAATGTTGGAGATATGGTTCTGGCCAAAGTAGATAAGAATGGCAAGTTCTTAAGCCAGCAAGTCTATCCAAGCCCAAGCTTTTAG
- a CDS encoding LON peptidase substrate-binding domain-containing protein — translation MTESNSNSRKIPLFPLGTVLFPDGVIALKIFEARYLDMIKQCLREKTEFGVVSIIKNANNEIEGEPPTFANIGTLALIEDFDPVQPALYMTKSFGTQRFKLLSSTQQGNGLWVGEVELLDKDPLMPIPQEHQGVAKLLDEIISVIQSEDLLGDAPFKKPFKTDDCGWVSNRLAELLPISLAQKNHLLAQTNPRIRLDLITEIIEDDDFSNLKMH, via the coding sequence ATGACAGAATCCAACTCAAACTCACGAAAAATACCTTTATTTCCCCTTGGCACAGTACTTTTCCCGGACGGTGTGATCGCGCTCAAGATTTTTGAAGCTCGCTACCTTGACATGATTAAGCAATGCTTGCGCGAGAAGACTGAGTTTGGCGTGGTTAGCATTATCAAAAATGCCAACAATGAAATTGAGGGTGAGCCCCCTACTTTTGCCAATATTGGGACCCTAGCTTTAATCGAAGACTTCGATCCTGTACAACCAGCCCTATATATGACCAAATCATTTGGTACACAACGTTTCAAATTATTAAGCAGTACTCAACAGGGTAATGGGCTTTGGGTTGGGGAGGTTGAACTTTTGGATAAAGACCCACTCATGCCTATTCCTCAAGAACATCAAGGTGTAGCCAAGTTACTGGATGAGATTATTTCGGTCATTCAAAGCGAAGACCTCTTGGGTGATGCCCCCTTTAAGAAGCCCTTTAAGACCGATGATTGCGGCTGGGTCTCTAATCGCTTAGCGGAGCTCTTGCCGATTTCTCTTGCGCAGAAGAATCACCTCTTAGCCCAAACCAATCCCCGGATCAGACTCGATCTCATTACTGAAATCATTGAGGATGATGATTTCAGTAATCTGAAGATGCACTAA
- a CDS encoding oxygenase MpaB family protein: MLDELIRKTVREMVGGSGPPVAFLVPKGDRGLFGPESAAWKVHADFISMMIGGISSLILQALHPQALAGVWDHSSFRKDLKGRLGRTAFFIAATTYGPTDMANNIIQKVNQIHTKITGLDEFGKPYSATDPHLLAWVHLTETRSFMSAFEVYRKEKLSPKEKDQYFLEMKTLGERMGAAGVPNSYAETESAIKTYVPELYFGDRAKSIIQLLENFPSNLATKPFIKLISRAGFLNLPNWVYPIIQKSTPTYLERLAVQKSIDLIAYPVREALKDGVAAHSLRRVYG, encoded by the coding sequence ATGCTTGATGAGTTAATTCGAAAAACGGTTCGCGAAATGGTGGGCGGAAGCGGTCCACCGGTAGCCTTTTTAGTCCCCAAGGGTGATCGCGGCTTATTCGGTCCAGAATCGGCTGCCTGGAAGGTGCATGCGGATTTTATTTCCATGATGATTGGCGGTATCAGCTCATTGATTTTGCAGGCACTTCATCCACAAGCCTTAGCGGGGGTTTGGGATCACTCCTCCTTTAGGAAAGATTTGAAGGGTCGCCTTGGTAGGACTGCTTTTTTTATTGCAGCTACCACTTATGGGCCTACGGATATGGCAAACAACATCATTCAGAAGGTTAATCAGATTCATACCAAAATTACAGGTCTCGATGAATTTGGTAAACCATACTCCGCCACAGATCCACATTTATTGGCTTGGGTGCATCTCACGGAAACACGGAGCTTCATGAGCGCATTTGAGGTTTATCGCAAAGAAAAGTTGAGCCCGAAAGAGAAAGATCAATATTTTTTAGAAATGAAAACTCTTGGCGAAAGAATGGGTGCCGCCGGCGTTCCAAATAGCTATGCGGAGACTGAGAGCGCTATCAAAACTTATGTACCGGAGCTCTATTTTGGCGATCGAGCTAAAAGCATCATTCAATTGCTCGAAAACTTCCCAAGCAATCTGGCTACTAAACCCTTTATCAAACTCATTAGTCGTGCAGGCTTTCTGAATCTCCCTAACTGGGTATACCCAATTATTCAAAAATCAACGCCAACCTATTTAGAGCGTCTTGCAGTACAGAAGAGCATCGATCTTATTGCATATCCTGTGCGTGAAGCTCTGAAAGATGGGGTGGCTGCCCACTCCCTTCGTAGAGTGTATGGCTAG
- the tcuA gene encoding FAD-dependent tricarballylate dehydrogenase TcuA: MSSQIKQNQLDVLVIGGGNAALCAALMAREAGASVLVLEAAPKEWRGGNSAHTRNIRAMHDQPEDVMLEAYPEEEYWQDVLKVTSGKTDEKLARYVIRSSSQCRNWMTHHGVRFQAPLSGTLNLSRTNAFFMGGGKALINAYYRSAENLGIQIRYNSPVDSLEIQDGKFIAAYVGGERIEAKTCVMAAGGFESNREWLKEAWGVNEYGESPADNFLIRGTQYNKGVLLKQLIELGADSVSDATQAHMVAVDARAPLYDGGICTRIDCVSFGIVVNKHAQRFSDEGEDFWPKRYAFWGRLVAQQPGQIGYSIIDSKVLGRFMPPVFPGEKADTIEELAVKLGLEPQALLETVKKYNSACRVGTFDHTIMDDCHTEGIEPAKTHWALPIDTGPFYGYTVRPGVTFTYLGLKTDETTAVHFDGKASENLFVAGEMMAGNVLGQGYAAGIGMTIGTVFGRAAGSEAAKAAFKLKGNSHAAA; the protein is encoded by the coding sequence ATGAGCTCCCAAATTAAACAAAATCAGTTAGATGTTCTCGTCATTGGCGGTGGTAATGCCGCCTTGTGTGCTGCACTCATGGCAAGAGAGGCTGGAGCATCTGTCTTAGTTTTAGAGGCCGCCCCAAAAGAATGGCGCGGCGGTAATTCTGCCCATACTCGCAATATCCGTGCGATGCATGACCAGCCAGAAGATGTCATGTTAGAAGCCTATCCAGAAGAAGAATATTGGCAGGATGTGTTGAAGGTAACAAGCGGCAAGACAGATGAAAAATTAGCAAGATATGTCATACGCAGTTCATCTCAGTGTCGTAATTGGATGACGCATCACGGCGTACGCTTTCAGGCGCCTTTGTCTGGAACTCTGAATTTATCTCGTACCAATGCTTTTTTTATGGGCGGAGGTAAGGCATTAATAAATGCGTATTACCGTAGCGCTGAAAATTTGGGTATCCAAATTCGCTACAACTCACCTGTAGATTCGCTAGAAATTCAGGATGGAAAATTTATAGCTGCATATGTGGGTGGTGAGCGCATTGAGGCAAAGACTTGTGTGATGGCCGCGGGCGGTTTTGAGTCTAATCGCGAGTGGTTAAAAGAGGCTTGGGGGGTTAATGAGTATGGCGAATCTCCGGCTGATAACTTTTTAATACGCGGAACCCAGTACAACAAGGGCGTGCTCCTCAAGCAGTTAATTGAGTTGGGGGCTGATTCAGTAAGTGACGCCACCCAAGCGCACATGGTTGCAGTGGATGCTCGAGCTCCTTTGTATGATGGTGGGATTTGTACTCGAATTGATTGCGTGTCATTCGGAATTGTTGTCAATAAACATGCGCAACGTTTCTCGGATGAGGGAGAAGATTTTTGGCCTAAGCGCTATGCATTCTGGGGAAGGTTGGTTGCTCAACAGCCAGGACAAATTGGTTATTCAATCATTGACTCAAAAGTATTGGGTCGCTTTATGCCTCCGGTTTTCCCTGGGGAGAAGGCTGACACAATCGAGGAGCTGGCAGTAAAGCTGGGGCTCGAACCACAGGCTCTGCTGGAGACAGTCAAAAAATACAACAGCGCATGCCGTGTTGGCACGTTTGATCACACCATCATGGATGATTGTCATACTGAAGGTATCGAGCCCGCTAAAACACATTGGGCCCTCCCAATTGATACTGGGCCATTTTATGGATACACCGTAAGACCTGGTGTAACTTTTACCTACTTAGGTCTAAAGACGGATGAAACAACCGCTGTACATTTTGATGGCAAGGCAAGTGAGAATTTATTTGTTGCAGGCGAGATGATGGCTGGAAATGTTTTAGGCCAAGGTTATGCGGCAGGAATCGGCATGACTATAGGAACAGTTTTTGGCCGCGCCGCTGGAAGTGAAGCTGCAAAAGCCGCATTCAAACTAAAGGGTAATTCTCATGCAGCAGCTTAA
- a CDS encoding tripartite tricarboxylate transporter substrate binding protein, giving the protein MKKILNVFLGIGLGLMGYAASAQEFPPKKTITMVVGFAAGGAADTAARIIAKKLGENIGANVVVDNRGGAGGNIAHQYAANGPTDGSTILFGSVGPLTIAPHMMKLPYDPFKDLSPITMGVNFPNILVVNSGTGIKTFAEYIAYAKKNPKKLEYASTGPGSASHLAGELLDEMAGIDTVHVPYKGGAPAMQDLLGERVAAYFSTYSTAKAYIENGKLNALAVTGPQRLKSLPKVPTIAESGYPGFNATNWYAFVASSKVPNSILDRWNTEIVKVLKSPDVVSQLNDHGLTPMPTSREELAKYMAKESATWGRLIKEKNLTAE; this is encoded by the coding sequence ATGAAAAAAATTCTTAATGTATTTCTTGGTATTGGATTAGGGCTAATGGGTTATGCAGCCTCTGCCCAAGAGTTTCCGCCCAAAAAAACCATCACTATGGTTGTTGGATTTGCGGCGGGTGGCGCAGCTGATACTGCTGCTCGTATCATCGCGAAAAAGCTGGGTGAAAATATTGGCGCAAATGTAGTAGTCGACAATCGTGGTGGCGCAGGCGGAAATATAGCGCATCAGTATGCTGCAAATGGCCCAACGGACGGAAGTACGATCTTATTTGGTTCGGTTGGTCCGCTGACTATTGCTCCACATATGATGAAGCTCCCTTATGATCCGTTTAAAGATCTATCTCCCATCACTATGGGCGTTAACTTTCCAAACATTCTTGTTGTAAATTCCGGCACTGGTATCAAGACATTTGCGGAATACATTGCTTATGCCAAGAAAAATCCAAAAAAATTAGAATACGCATCTACTGGTCCAGGTTCAGCCTCTCATTTAGCAGGTGAGTTATTGGATGAGATGGCCGGTATTGACACGGTGCACGTCCCGTATAAGGGTGGGGCACCAGCAATGCAGGATTTACTTGGTGAGAGAGTGGCTGCTTATTTCTCAACCTACAGCACAGCAAAAGCCTATATTGAGAACGGTAAGCTCAATGCTCTGGCTGTAACGGGTCCGCAGCGACTAAAGTCGCTCCCTAAGGTACCAACGATTGCTGAGTCTGGCTACCCTGGATTTAACGCTACAAATTGGTATGCTTTCGTCGCCTCATCTAAGGTGCCAAATTCAATATTGGATCGCTGGAATACTGAGATCGTTAAAGTATTGAAGTCCCCTGATGTTGTGAGTCAGTTGAATGACCATGGTCTAACGCCAATGCCTACCTCACGTGAAGAGCTTGCAAAATATATGGCCAAAGAATCGGCAACTTGGGGCCGCTTAATTAAAGAGAAGAATCTAACGGCTGAATAA
- a CDS encoding ion transporter, giving the protein MKMNSISIASLSLRIRKWTYDLLFNEKIKNNFHYQFEHFITYMIVFNMAGLVLEHIPIIYDAREHFFHYFDVFSLAVFSIEYLLRLYVAPEDPAFKSKKIPRLAFAKSPFALIDLVSILPFYLGAFFQADLRVLRALRLLRLFKLFRALSPAVKEFLEKNKDKSFRYRIYAIVNETPTSGDLHHIFDLFIVVWVILSVLAVILESVHSINYYLHTEFIILDILAVAVFSTEYLMRIYSAPEDPKYQSALIGRLKSATRPTGIIDLLAILPFYLESVLHHLFDLRFLRVFRLMRLLKLARYSGATQSLFIVIKREWPVMKASAFIMMLLVMLAACLGYLFEHEAQPDKFENIPQSIYWSVITLASVGYGDISPITPAGRAITIVLALLGIGIFAIPAAILSSALSDQLRIDRETMMTELYTMLEDGVISTDEQELIEAEAKRLHLSKPELERLLEKAKVEMGLEKANDAKARKDAPVEYNLEFLSKHADVAAEQLKISISKLQQIVSVSDKKRLDEYFRDPNNATALQAKMLKLLLEYSQVRPINEGREEKG; this is encoded by the coding sequence ATGAAAATGAATTCCATCTCTATCGCTTCCTTAAGTTTGCGTATCCGCAAATGGACTTACGATCTCCTGTTTAATGAAAAAATTAAAAATAATTTTCATTACCAGTTTGAGCATTTTATTACGTACATGATTGTGTTTAATATGGCGGGCTTGGTGCTTGAGCATATTCCGATTATTTATGACGCACGCGAACACTTTTTTCATTATTTTGATGTTTTTTCTCTAGCGGTATTTTCGATTGAATATCTGTTGCGGCTTTATGTGGCCCCTGAAGATCCTGCTTTTAAATCGAAAAAAATCCCCAGACTCGCATTTGCTAAGAGCCCCTTTGCTTTAATTGACTTAGTCTCAATCTTGCCCTTCTACTTGGGCGCATTCTTCCAGGCAGATCTTCGCGTGTTAAGGGCTCTGCGACTACTGCGTTTATTTAAACTATTTAGAGCCCTTTCACCGGCGGTTAAAGAGTTTCTTGAAAAGAATAAAGATAAATCGTTTCGTTACAGGATTTACGCCATAGTGAATGAAACACCGACCAGTGGTGATTTGCATCACATATTTGATTTATTTATTGTGGTCTGGGTAATTCTTTCGGTATTGGCAGTCATTTTGGAGTCTGTGCATAGCATTAACTACTATCTGCATACCGAATTTATTATTTTGGATATTCTTGCGGTTGCTGTATTTTCAACCGAGTATTTAATGAGGATCTATAGCGCCCCAGAGGATCCGAAGTACCAGTCTGCGCTGATTGGGCGCCTTAAAAGCGCTACTAGACCTACAGGCATTATCGACTTGCTGGCTATCTTGCCTTTCTATCTAGAAAGCGTATTACATCACCTATTTGATTTGCGTTTCTTGCGAGTATTCCGCTTGATGCGTCTGCTTAAATTGGCGCGCTACTCGGGTGCAACGCAATCATTATTCATTGTGATTAAAAGAGAATGGCCGGTCATGAAAGCTTCGGCCTTCATTATGATGTTGCTCGTCATGCTCGCAGCTTGTTTAGGGTATTTATTTGAGCATGAAGCACAGCCAGATAAATTTGAGAATATTCCCCAATCTATTTATTGGTCGGTAATTACGCTTGCTAGCGTGGGTTATGGTGATATTTCTCCTATTACGCCAGCTGGCCGTGCCATCACCATAGTGTTAGCGCTATTGGGTATTGGTATTTTTGCGATTCCAGCGGCTATTCTTTCATCAGCCTTAAGTGATCAGTTGCGTATTGATCGCGAAACCATGATGACAGAACTTTACACCATGCTGGAAGACGGAGTTATCTCGACTGATGAGCAAGAGTTAATTGAAGCAGAAGCCAAGAGGCTGCATTTATCCAAGCCTGAGCTAGAGCGACTTCTCGAAAAAGCAAAAGTTGAAATGGGCTTAGAGAAGGCTAACGATGCAAAAGCTCGTAAAGATGCTCCTGTTGAATACAACTTAGAGTTTTTATCAAAACACGCTGATGTTGCTGCTGAACAACTGAAGATTTCGATTTCCAAGTTGCAGCAAATTGTTAGCGTTTCAGACAAGAAAAGATTGGATGAATATTTCAGAGATCCTAATAATGCAACTGCCCTGCAAGCGAAGATGCTGAAATTGCTATTAGAGTATTCTCAAGTGCGCCCTATTAATGAGGGTAGGGAAGAAAAAGGCTAG
- a CDS encoding tetratricopeptide repeat protein, whose amino-acid sequence MGYGAIELGQLNISKGKYEVAFDILYDCAVNDQNDDALFLLTKMTFDGHLEAEQMEKFYELQNGQTSLGNGYALFNVGLMHERGLGKVPQSYKVAVEYYQKAVKQEVKDAYCNLGNIYALGLGMDQGVPRNVELGVKLLTMGAEEGSRQCAYTLGSLYGKGEFIPLDLKKSFYYLSLAALAGHDQAKRVLHVFVHAHKENYDAEMDAAQLMYGKIENLRQLYKCL is encoded by the coding sequence ATGGGTTACGGAGCAATTGAGTTAGGTCAGTTAAATATTTCAAAAGGCAAATATGAAGTTGCTTTTGATATTTTGTATGACTGCGCAGTAAATGATCAAAATGATGACGCACTATTTTTGCTGACAAAAATGACCTTTGATGGCCATTTAGAGGCTGAACAAATGGAAAAGTTTTACGAACTCCAAAATGGACAGACTAGTTTGGGTAATGGTTATGCCCTGTTTAACGTCGGACTCATGCATGAGCGTGGACTTGGCAAGGTTCCCCAAAGCTACAAAGTTGCAGTGGAGTATTACCAAAAAGCAGTTAAGCAAGAGGTGAAAGATGCCTATTGCAATCTCGGAAATATCTATGCCCTTGGACTTGGTATGGATCAAGGCGTTCCCAGAAACGTAGAGTTGGGTGTTAAGCTTCTCACAATGGGAGCAGAGGAGGGCAGCCGTCAATGTGCCTACACTTTGGGTTCGCTCTATGGAAAGGGCGAATTTATTCCGCTGGATCTGAAAAAATCCTTTTACTACCTATCTTTGGCCGCTTTGGCTGGTCATGATCAAGCCAAAAGAGTTCTGCATGTTTTTGTGCACGCACATAAAGAAAATTACGATGCAGAGATGGACGCCGCACAACTGATGTATGGAAAGATTGAAAATCTACGTCAGCTGTATAAATGTCTTTAA
- a CDS encoding dihydroneopterin aldolase, giving the protein MTTNACIELKDLKLQTQIGTYGPGAIVPKQHLLDLTLWIDPKLALISEDAMENVFDYDPLVIEIERLAGDGHYETQERLITRIVGICAKYSEIKSLEISLRKLPVSAGSGSLGVRLLIDNATLNNIRGHSINAD; this is encoded by the coding sequence ATGACAACGAATGCATGTATTGAATTAAAAGATCTTAAACTGCAAACGCAGATTGGGACTTATGGGCCGGGGGCTATTGTTCCAAAACAGCATCTTCTTGATTTAACTCTTTGGATTGACCCAAAACTGGCTCTCATCTCAGAGGATGCCATGGAAAATGTGTTTGACTATGACCCTTTGGTGATTGAAATTGAGAGACTGGCAGGCGATGGTCATTATGAAACCCAAGAAAGACTCATCACCAGGATTGTCGGGATTTGCGCCAAATACTCTGAAATTAAATCCCTAGAAATTAGCCTGAGAAAGCTACCCGTCAGCGCAGGATCAGGCTCACTAGGTGTTCGACTCCTGATAGACAACGCTACCCTCAACAATATTAGAGGGCATTCAATTAACGCAGATTAG
- the tcuB gene encoding tricarballylate utilization 4Fe-4S protein TcuB codes for MQQLKSLISEASALGSNAPEVEAARMLSICNACRYCEGFCAVFPAMTRRIEFLPADVNYMANLCHNCGACLHACQYAPPHEFAVNIPQVMARVRKDTYITYAWPKSFGSLYKTNGVTVSIAVSLSLILFLMLTLVVNGTLTSGPLEGNFYAIFSHNTLALMFGAVFGFSVIALGIGLINFWRGISPGATSGGAVAEAAHDALTLKYLGGGHGEGCNNEDDAFTLWRKWFHHFTFYGFMLCFAATSVATLYHYLLGLQAPYALNSLPVILGTLGGIGLLIGPAGLLYLNYKRNSAHGDASQKPMDRAFIVLLFLISASGLALLAYRDTMAMPALLAVHLGFVMGFFLTMPYGKFAHGFYRLAALLKNAIEKRQPNKLGLGGD; via the coding sequence ATGCAGCAGCTTAAATCCTTAATTTCGGAAGCCAGTGCTTTAGGATCAAATGCACCAGAGGTAGAAGCGGCACGCATGCTAAGTATTTGCAACGCTTGTAGATACTGCGAAGGTTTTTGTGCGGTGTTTCCTGCAATGACACGTAGGATAGAGTTTTTGCCTGCTGATGTGAATTACATGGCAAATCTATGTCATAACTGCGGAGCCTGTTTGCATGCTTGCCAATACGCCCCTCCACATGAATTTGCTGTGAATATTCCACAGGTCATGGCGCGAGTTCGCAAAGATACTTACATTACCTATGCTTGGCCAAAATCTTTCGGCTCTTTATACAAGACCAATGGCGTTACTGTCTCGATAGCTGTATCGCTTTCACTCATTCTATTTTTGATGCTAACCTTGGTTGTAAATGGAACATTAACTTCTGGACCGTTAGAGGGTAATTTTTACGCTATCTTTTCCCACAACACTCTCGCGCTGATGTTCGGTGCAGTTTTTGGTTTCTCAGTTATTGCTTTAGGTATTGGCTTAATTAATTTTTGGAGAGGGATTTCACCGGGCGCTACATCTGGAGGTGCTGTGGCCGAAGCGGCTCATGACGCGCTTACTTTGAAGTATCTTGGTGGAGGCCATGGAGAAGGCTGCAATAACGAGGATGATGCCTTTACTTTGTGGCGCAAGTGGTTTCACCATTTCACGTTTTATGGTTTCATGCTTTGTTTTGCAGCCACTAGCGTAGCAACCTTATATCACTACTTATTAGGTTTGCAAGCTCCATACGCACTTAATAGCTTGCCCGTTATCCTGGGCACATTGGGTGGTATTGGTTTGCTAATTGGGCCTGCAGGATTGCTATATTTAAATTACAAGCGAAATTCTGCGCATGGTGACGCATCTCAAAAACCAATGGATAGGGCTTTTATAGTGCTACTTTTTTTAATAAGCGCCTCAGGCTTGGCCCTTTTGGCCTATCGAGATACTATGGCGATGCCTGCATTGCTTGCGGTCCATTTGGGTTTTGTAATGGGCTTTTTCTTAACAATGCCATACGGTAAATTTGCTCATGGGTTCTACAGATTAGCAGCCCTTTTAAAGAACGCAATTGAAAAGCGACAGCCAAACAAGCTTGGCTTAGGGGGAGATTAA